One genomic segment of Ictalurus punctatus breed USDA103 chromosome 4, Coco_2.0, whole genome shotgun sequence includes these proteins:
- the slc17a8 gene encoding vesicular glutamate transporter 3 isoform X2, translated as MPFGGLTGLKEKVLKPGKEEMKYAVGDTMGNLQRKIDGTNVDEDAPIELTEDGRPVSASHRSPPLLDCGCFGLPKRYIIAILSGLGFCISFGIRCNLGVAIVEMVNNNTVFINGTAVMQPAQFNWDPETVGLIHGSFFWGYIVTQIPGGFISNKLAANRVFGAAIFLTSILNMFIPSAARVHYGCVLFVRILQGLVEGVTYPACHGMWSKWAPPLERSRLATTSFCGSYAGAVIAMPLAGVLVQYVGWPSVFYIYGVFGIIWYIFWLLLAYESPAVHPTISEEERTYIETTIGEGVNLMSATEKFKTPWRRFFTSMPVYAIIVANFCRSWTFYLLLISQPAYFEEVFGFPISKVGILSAVPHMVMTIIVPIGGQLADFLRSHKILSTTTVRKIMNCGGFGMEATLLLVVGFSHTRGVAISFLVLAVGFSGFAISGFNVNHLDIAPRYASILMGISNGVGTLSGMVCPLIVGALTKHKVGAALIVDKCMCIQWFTAKDEFQDPSGMAECVRDCFHGPLLWCDFLCHLCVW; from the exons ATGCCGTTCGGAGGACTTACGGGACTGAAGGAGAAGGTGCTGAAGCCGGGGAAGGAGGAGATGAAGTATGCAGTGGGCGACACTATGGGGAACCTGCAAAG GAAGATTGATGGCACCAATGTGGATGAGGACGCGCCAATAGAGCTAACGGAAGATGGTAGGCCTGTGTCAGCTTCTCACCGCAGCCCACCGCTGCTCGACTGTGGCTGCTTCGGCCTGCCCAAGCGTTACATCATCGCTATTCTCAGTGGCCTGGGTTTCTGTATCTCATTTGGTATCCGCTGCAATCTGGGTGTGGCCATTGTGGAAATGGTCAACAACAACACGGTGTTCATCAACGGAACTGCTGTGATGCAG CCTGCCCAGTTTAACTGGGACCCTGAGACAGTAGGGTTGATACATGGCTCATTTTTCTGGGGTTACATTGTTACTCAAATCCCTGGAGGCTTCATTTCCAACAAGCTTGCAGCAAACAG GGTGTTTGGAGCTGCCATTTTCTTGACCTCAATTCTAAATATGTTCATCCCGTCAGCAGCGAGGGTCCACTATGGCTGTGTCTTGTTCGTACGAATCTTGCAGGGACTGGTGGAG GGAGTCACCTATCCAGCTTGCCATGGAATGTGGAGTAAATGGGCTCCTCCACTAGAAAGAAGTCGCCTGGCGACCACATCTTTTTGTG GCTCATATGCAGGTGCTGTGATTGCCATGCCTCTGGCAGGAGTGCTAGTTCAATATGTGGGCTGGCCCTCAGTTTTCTACATCTATG GAGTTTTTGGAATCATATGGTATATTTTCTGGCTACTGCTTGCCTATGAAAGCCCAGCTGTGCATCCTACTATTAGCGAAGAAGAAAGAACATACATTGAGACCACGATTGGAGAAGGGGTCAACTTAATGAGTGCTACTGAG AAATTCAAGACTCCATGGCGACGGTTCTTCACCTCTATGCCAGTCTATGCCATTATCGTGGCCAACTTTTGCCGCAGTTGGACCTTTTATCTCCTGCTTATTAGCCAGCCAGCTTATTTTGAGGAGGTTTTTGGTTTCCCCATCAGCAAG GTGGGCATTTTGTCAGCTGTGCCCCACATGGTGATGACCATCATTGTGCCGATTGGAGGGCAGCTCGCAGACTTCTTGAGGAGCCATAAAATCCTGTCCACCACAACTGTGCGCAAGATCATGAACTGTGGAG GGTTTGGGATGGAAGCCACATTGCTGCTGGTGGTGGGATTCTCACATACACGGGGAGTAGCCATCTCATTTCTTGTCCTAGCAGTTGGCTTCAGCGGCTTTGCCATATCAG GTTTCAACGTGAATCACCTTGATATTGCTCCCCGTTATGCCAGTATCCTGATGGGAATCTCCAATGGCGTAGGCACACTGTCTGGTATGGTGTGTCCTCTCATCGTTGGAGCACTGACCAAACACAAAGTGGGTGCTGCTCTAATTGTTGATAAGTGCATGTGCATACAGTGGTTTACAGCAAAGGACGAGTTTCAAg ACCCGTCGGGAATGGCAGAATGTGTTCGTGATTGCTTCCATGGT